In Beutenbergia cavernae DSM 12333, the DNA window GCCCGCCGCCACCGGATGGCGTTGCCCGCCGGGGCGCCGGCAGTACCTTCCGGCCGTGGTCGACGACGACGGCGTCCGGCCGGCCGCGCGGCGCGGTTCCGGTTCGCATCTCGTCGCCTCGCTCGCCGCCGCGACGGCGCTCGCCGTCGTGCCCGCCGACGTCGACGAGGTGCGCCCCGGCGACGTCGTCGACGTCCTGCCGCTCTGACCCCGATCGCGTTGTGGGCGTGAGCGCGGAGCACGTGCGGATGAAATCGAGTCGGTCCTCCGCGGATGCGGCGCTAGGATACGATCTGTGACGCAGTACCGGATCTCCGAGGCAGCGCAGCTCCTCGGTGTCAGCGACGACACGGTCCGCCGGTGGATCGACGCCGCGACGTTGCCGAGCGAGGTGGACCAGGCCGGCCGACGCGTCATCGCGGGCGAGGCCCTCGCCGCCCGCGCCGTCGAGCTCGCGAGGCCCTCGCAGGATCCGACGAGCCGGGGCACGTCCGCTCGCAACAGGTTCGCGGGCATCGTCACGAAGGTCACCGCCGACGCCGTCATGGCGCAGGTCGAGCTGCAGTGCGGCCCCCATCGCGTGGTCTCGCTCATGTCGTCGGAGGCGGTGCGCGAGCTCGGTCTCGCCGTCGGCGAGCGGGCCGTCGCCGTCGTCAAGGCCACCACCGTCATCGTCGAGACCCCGGAGCCGGCGTGACGCCTCGACCCCGCGGTGCGCGGCGCGCCCCCGTCCTCGCGCTGAGCGCAGCCCTCGTCGTCCTGCTCGCCGCGTGCGCCGGTGGCGCGGACGCCCCGCCGGGAACGGAACGGACCACCGGATCGGAGGACCGCTCCGGCGAGCCCGAGGGTGAGGTGGCGGTGTTCGCGGCGGCGTCGCTCGCGGCGGCGTTCGACGAGATCGCCACGCTCGCGCAGGAGCGCTACCCCGCCCTCACCGTGCGGCTCACGACCGACGGTTCCGCGACCCTCGTCACCCAGCTCGAGCAAGGTGCGCCGGCCGACGTGCTCGCCACGGCGGACGAGGCCACGATGGCTGGCGCCGCGGAGGCGGGCCTCGTGCTCGAGCCCGCGTCGTTCGCCACGAACGTCCTCGTGATCGCCGTGCCGGCCGGCAACCCCGAGGGCGTCACCTCGCTCGGTGACCTCGTCACGCTCGACGTCGTCACGTGCGCTCCCGAGGTGCCGTGCGGCGCGGCGGCCGCCCGCGCGTTCGACGCCGCGGACGTCGACGTCGCACCCGTGAGCGAGGAGCAGGCGGTGAGCGCCGTCGTCGCCAAGGTCGCCGCCGGGGAGGCCGACGCCGGCCTCGTCTACGCCACCGACGTGCTCGGCGCGGAGAGCGAGCTCGAGTCCGTCGAGATCCCGGACGCTCCCGTGAACACGTACCCGATCGCCGTGGCGGCCGGGTCGCCGAACCCCGCGGCTGCCGATGCGTTCGTCGAGCTCGTGCTGTCCGAGGAGGGCCAGCGGGTGCTCGCCGCGCACGGGTTCTCCCCGTGACGAGCACCGCCGTCCCGCTCCGCGGCCGTGCCCGTGCGCGTCCCGGCGCCGGCGTGCCGCGCGCGCTCTACGTGCCGGCGGCGCTCGCGTTCGCGCTGCTCGTGCTGCCGGTCCTCGCCCTCGTCTGGCGGGTGGACCCGGCGGCCTTCCTCGACGCCGTGACGTCGCGCTCGTCCCGGCTCGCGCTCGGGCTCTCGCTGCGCACGTCGCTGACCGCGACGGCGATCTGCCTGCTGGTCGGGGTCCCGCTCGCGAGCGTCCTCGCGCGCGCCACCGGGCGCTGGGCGGCCCTCGCGCGAGCGTGCGTCGTCCTCCCGCTGGTGCTGCCGCCGACGGTCGGCGGCATCGCCCTGCTCTACCTGCTCGGGCGCCAAGGCCTCGTCGGGCAGTGGCTCGACGCGGGGCTCGGCATCCGCATCCCGTTCACGACGACGGCCGTCGTCATCTCCCAGGTGTTCGTCGCCCTGCCGTTCCTCGTGCTCGCGACGGAGGGGGCGATGCGCACGACGGGGACCCGGTACGAGCGCGTGGCGGCGACGCTCGGCGCGAGCCGGTGGACGGCCTTCCGGCGCGTCACGCTCCCGCTGGTCATGCCCGGGCTCCTCAGCGGGACGGTGCTGTGCTTCGCGCGCGCGCTCGGCGAGTTCGGCGCGACGGCGCTGTTCGCCGGCAACGCCGAGGGGGTGACCCGCACGATGCCGCTCGCGATCTACACGGCGTTCAACGGCTCGGGCGTCACCCAGGACACGGCCGTCGCCCTGTCGATCGTGCTCGTCGCCGTCGGGATCGCGATCCTCGCGCTCGCACGCGGCTGGCGCCCGGGGGCGACGGCGCCGGGCGGCACGGTGCTCCGGTGAGCGACGGCGCCCTCGTCGCGGACCTCCGCCTCACGCTGCCGACGCTCGCGCTCGACGTGAGCCTCGCCGTCGAACCCGGCGAGGTGCTCGCCGTCCTCGGGCCGAACGGCGCCGGGAAGTCGACGCTGCTGGACCTCGTCGCCGGCCTGCGGCGGCCGGACGACGGCGTCGTGACGCTCGGCGCGCAGACGATGACATCCGTACGCCACGGGAGGGCCGCCGTCGTCGTCCCTCCCGAACGACGGCGGATCGGGCTCCTCGGGCAGGACCCGCTCGTGTTCCCGCACCTCAGCGCGCTGGAGAACGTCGCGTTCGGGCCGCGCGCGGCGGGCGTGCCGCGCGGCGCCGCGCGAGCTGAGGCGGTGCGGCTGCTCGACGCCGTCGGACTCGAGGAACGTGGTGCCGCGCGGCCGGCGGAGCTCTCCGGGGGTCAGCGGGCGCGGGTCGCCCTCGCGCGCGCGCTCGCCGCCCGGCCCCGCGCCCTTCTGCTCGACGAGCCCCTCGCCGCGCTCGACGCCGAGGCCGCACCCGGTCTGCGCGACCTGCTGCGCGTGCTGCTGCGGGGTGCCGGCGAGGCCGCGCGTCCCGTCGTCCTCGTCACGCACGACGTGCTGGACGCCGCCGTGCTCGCCGACCGGGTGCTCGTGCTCGACGGCGGCCGCGTCGTCGACGCCGGGCCGACGGCCCAGGTGCTCGCGGCGCCGCGCCACGCGTTCACGGCGGCGCTCGCCGGCGTGGAGGTCGTCGTCGGCATCGCGCGCGGCGGCGTCGTCGTCGCCCCCGACGGTCGCGAGTTCGCCGGGCTCGGGGAGGCACCCACCGGTGCCGCGGCGGCGGCCGTGTTCGCGCCGTCCGCCGTCACGCTGCTGCTCGAGCGGCCGACGTCGAGCGCGCGGAACGTGTGGAGCGCGAACGTCACCGAGCTCGTGCCCGTCGGACCCGCTGTGCGCGTGCGCACGTCGGGCGACCCGCAGATCACCGTCGACGTGACCCCCGGCGCTGTCGCCGAGCTCGGCATCCGACCCGGCCTCGAGGTCTGGTGCTCGCTCAAGGCGACGGAGGTGCGCGTGCACCCGCGGTGAGCGGCCCGGCTGCCACGCGCCCGAGTGCCCCCGACGCCGCGGAAGACGCGGCGCCGATGACGTGCCCCGCGCGGCGCACCTAGGATCGACGAGGCCGCGCATCCGGCGCCGGCCGAGACGTCACCGAGGTGGTCAGCACATGTCCGCAGCTCCCGTCATCGCCACCGCGCCCTCCGGCCTCGCCTACCGCGTGGCCGACCTGGCGCTCGCCGAGGCCGGCCGGCACCAGATCCGGCTCGCCGAGCACGAGATGCCGGGGCTCATGGCGCTGCGGCGGGAGTACGCGCAGGTGCAGCCGCTCGCGGGCGCGCGGATCGCCGGCTCCCTGCACATGACCGTCCAGACCGCCGTCCTCATCGAGACGCTCGTGGCGCTGGGCGCCGACGTCCGCTGGGCGAGCTGCAACATCTTCTCGACGCAGGACGAGGCGGCGGCCGCCGTCGTCGTCGGACGCCCCGAGACCGGAGGGACGCCGGACGACCCGCGCGGGACGCCGGTGTTCGCGTGGAAGGGCGAGTCGCTCGCCGAGTACTGGGAGTGCACCGAGGCGATCCTGGCGTGGCCGTCGGCGTCCGACGGGACGGGCGGACCGACGCTCATCCTCGACGACGGCGGCGACGCCACGATGCTCGTGCACTCCGGAGTGCGCTACGAGGCGGCCGGCGCGGTGCCGTCCGATCCCCGCCCGGGCGAGCCCGGCTACTCCGAGGAGCACCTCGTGGTGCTCGACGTGCTGCGCCGCTCGCTGGCCGCCGACCCGCAGCGCTGGACCCGCATCGCCTCCGCCATCGGAGGCGTCAGCGAGGAGACGACGACGGGCGTGCACCGCCTGTACCAGCTGGCCGCCGCGAAGGAGCTGCTGTTCCCGGCGATCAACGTCAACGACTCGGTGACGAAGTCGAAGTTCGACAACCGGTACGGCATCCGGCACTCCCTGCCGGACGGGCTGAACCGCGCCACCGACGTGCTCATCGGCGGCAAGGTCGCGTTCGTCGCGGGCTACGGCGACGTCGGCAAGGGTGCCGCGGAGTCCCTGCGCGGGCAGGGCGCGCGCGTGGTGGTGGCCGAGGTCGACCCGATCTGCGCGCTGCAGGCGGCGATGGACGGGTTCCAGGTCGTGCGGCTCGAGGACGTCGTGGGGGAGGCGGACTTCTTCATCACGACCACCGGGAACTTCGACGTCATCCGCGTCGAGCACATGGCCGCGATGAAGGACAAGGCGATCGTCGGCAACATCGGGCACTTCGACAACGAGATCGACATGGCCGGGCTCGCCGCGGTGCCGGGCATCGTGCGGACCGAGATCAAGCCCCAGGTCCACGAGTGGACGTTCCCGGCGGGCGCGCCGGGAGGCGAGGGCGACGACGCCGAGCGCGGCGAACGGTCGATCATCGTGCTGTCGGAGGGCCGCCTGCTCAACCTCGGGAACGCCACGGGTCACCCGTCGTTCGTGATGAGCAACTCGTTCGCGAACCAGGTCATCGCGCAGATCGAGCTGCACACCTCGGACGCGTACGAGAACGAGGTCTACCGGCTGCCGAAGATCCTCGACGAGAAGGTCGCGCGGCTGCACCTGGACGCGCTCGGCGTCGAGCTGACGGAGCTCACGAAGGAGCAGGCCGACTACATCGACGTCGACGTGGCGGGGCCGTACAAGCCGGACCACTACCGCTACTGACCTCGCTGTTCGCCTCGGAGTGATGACGACGTCGGAGGTTCGTCGTACCGTCTGATGTGACGCGGCTCACTCCGGGAGGTCCGATGGCCGAGCAACGCGAACACGAGGCCCAGACGGCGGGCAGGGCGGCGCGCGGCGGCGCGTCGCGTGACGGCGCCCTCGCCGTCGAGGCCGACGGGCTCGTCAAGCACTTCACCACCGGCAAGCGGGTCACGAAGGCCGTCGACGGCGTCGACCTGAGGATCGCCGAGGGGAGCGTCTTCGGGCTGCTGGGTCCGAACGGGGCCGGCAAGACCACCATCGTGCGGATGCTCGCGACCCTGCTGCGGCCGGACTCCGGCAGCGCGCGCGTGCTGGGTCACGACGTCGTGCACGACGCCGACGCCGTCCGGTCCGCCGTCGGCCTCACCGGGCAGTACGCGTCGGTGGACGAAGACCTGACCGGGACCGAGAACCTCATGATGCTCGCGCGGCTCTACGGGTTCGCGGGCGAGGCGGCGCGGGTGCGGATCGCCGCCCTGCTGGAGGCGTTCGGCCTGGCCGACGCCGGAGCGCGCCAGGTCAAGACGTACTCCGGCGGGATGCGCCGCCGCATCGACCTCGCGGCCAGCCTGGTGCTCGCGCCGCGGGTGCTGTTCCTCGACGAGCCGACCACCGGCCTCGACCCGCGCAGCCGCAACCAGGTGTGGGACATCGTGCGCGTGCTCGTCGCCGACGGCGCCACGGTGCTCCTCACCACGCAGTACCTCGAGGAGGCCGACCAGCTCGCCGACCGGATCGCCGTCGTCGACCACGGCCGGATCATCGCGGAGGGCACGTCGAGCGAGCTCAAGCGCTCGGTCGGGCAGGGTGCGGTGACCATGCGCCTGGCCGACGCCTCGCAGCGCGCGGCGGCCGCCGCCGTCGTCGAACGCCTGCTGGGCACGCAACCGACGCTCCCGGCCGACCCGTACGCGCTCACCGCGCGGGTGCCGGACGACGGCGCACCCGCCGTGGCGCGCCTCCTCCCCGCCCTCGGCGAGGAGGGCATCGTCGTGCCGGAGTTCTCGCTGGGGCAGCCGAGCCTCGACGAGGTGTTCCTCACGATCACCGGCAAGCCGCTACCCGACGGCGGTGACGACGCCGCCGGGAATGGCGGTCCGGGTGCAGCGGACCACACCGCGACTGTGAGCGAGGAGGTGTCCCGATGACCGCGCAGGCCACGGGGGCCGAGAACCCGACCCTGACCACCACGGCGCTGCGCGAGGCCGTGGCGCTCCCCGTCCGGCCCAGTCGCCCGTCGGCCTTCTCCATGACGCTGACGTTCGCGTGGCGCGCGCTGCTGAAGATCAAGCACGTGCCGGAGCAGCTCTTCGACGTGCTCGTGTCGCCGATCATCTTCACGCTGATGTTCACGTACCTGTTCGGCGGGGCGCTGGCCGGGTCGACGACGGCGTACATCCAGTTCCTGCTGCCGGGGATCCTCGTGCAGACGATCGTCATCGTCACCGTCTACACGGGCTACACGCTGAACACGGACATCACCAAGGGTGTCTTCGACCGGTTCCGGTCGCTGCCGATCTGGCGCCCGGCACCCATCGTCGGCGCGCTGCTCGGCGACACCGTCCGCTATTCGATCGCGTCGGTGGTGTGCATCGCGCTCGGCCTGGTCATCGGGTTCCGGCCCGCGGGCGGGGTGGTGGGCGTGGTGCTCGGCGTGCTCCTGCTGCTGGTGTTCGCATTCTCGCTGAGCTGGATCTTCACGATCCTCGGCCTGCTGCTGCGGACGCCGAACGCCGTGATGGGCGTGTCGATGATGGTGCTGATGCCGCTGACGTTCGCGTCGAACATCTTCGTGGACCCGGCCACCATGCCGACGGCCCTGCAGCGGTTCGTCGAGGTCAACCCGGTCACGCACCTGGTGACGGCGGTACGCGGGCTGATGGCGGGGACGCCGGACACCGGGGAGATCGTGTGGGTGCTCGTCTCGGCGGTCGTCCTGACGGCCGTGCTCTCGCCCATCACGATGCGGCTGTACCGCACGCGCCACTGAGGGCCGCCCGCCGGCGGCCTGCTGCACCGCAGGCGCCCGTGAGTGTCGGAGCGGGATCTGGCAGTACCGCGCGCGGCACTGCCGCCATCGAGTGCGTGGGTTCTGCTGCGACACGCCGAGCTCGCCCGGGGAGGGATCCCGCACTCGGCATGAACGCGCACCGGGGGTTGCGATCTCGACACGCGAGGTGGAGGTGCGCGCCGTCCCTGGCGTCGAGTGCGTGGAGTTTCGCGCGACACGCCGCGCCCGGGCGGGAGGGATCCCGCACTCGGCGCAGGTGACGCGTCAGGCGAGCGGGAGCGCGACGCCGAGCCTGACGGACTGAGCGTGCATGGCACGGCGGACCCGTGCGACGAGCAGCTCCGGTCGGCGGAGGACATGGTCGGCGATGACCGTCACCACCTCCCACTCGTGGTCGCGCAGTCGCGCCTCGCGTTCGACGTCGCGACGCCACACGCCCGGGTCGCGGTGCACGTCGCCGGCGTACTCGATGGCGACCTTCAGGTCCGGGTAGGCCATGTCGGGCATCGCAAGGAACTCACCGGAGTCGAGGAGCTGTTCCTCGTTCACCGCCGGGCACGGCAGCCCACCGCGCACGAGGACGAGGCGAGTGCGGGTCTCCATGCTCGAGTCGGTCCCTGGTCGAATGAGCGGCAACGCCTCGGCGGCCCGCCGTGCACCGCGGCGACGGTGCATGCCTGCCGCGATGGGCCTGAGATCGTCGAGTGCGCAGGCCGGGTGCTTGCGTCTGGTCATGGCGTCCCCGAGCACGACGAGCTCGTCGACACTCAGCGTGCCGGCCAGGTGCCTCCAGGTCTGGGCCGGCGTGGTCACCAGAAGTCCGCCGACGAGCCGCACGAGCGCACCTTCCGAGGTGACGTGTCCGACGACGCCGCGACGCTGCGGTCGCTCAACGGGCGAGGGGACGACCACGTGCACCCTGTCGTCGCGGTCGAGACGCCACGGGACCTCCACGTTCTGGAGGCGGAGAGCCGTGACGTGACTGAAGGCTGCCCGCTCGCTCAGAGTGAGCGCGAGGGCGCGACACCGGGCGGCGAGATCGACGGGTCCGTCCGCTCGGAGGCGCGTGCCCGGGAACGGGATGACGACTGAGCGTCCGTACAGCTGACGGCGTGTCAGCCCAAGGTCCTCACCGGTCCGCAGCGTGAACGGACCATCGGGCAGGCAAGGCGGGATGGGAAGCGACATCGCCGAATCGTGCGACGTCGGAAGCGCGCACCGCCCACGACCTGTGGACACGTGCCCGCGCGTCGAACTCCGGACCCTCTGGGGACAACCCGACCGCTGATCCGAACCCGGCAGCCGGATCGTCCGCCGAGTGCGTGGAGTCTCGCGCGACACGCCGTGCCCGGGCGGGAGGGATCACGCACTCGGCATGAACGCGCTCCGGGGTTGCGATCTCGACACGCGAGGTGGAGGTGCGCGCCGCCCCTCGCGTCGAGTGCGTGGAGTCTCGCGCGACACGCCGCGCCCGGGCGGGAGGGATCACGCACTCGGCGTGAATGCGCGCCCCGACGAGAACCGAGGCCGCGCCCGAGCGGGAGGAATCCCGCACTCGGCATGAACGCGCTCCGGGGTTGCGATCTCGACACGCGAGGTGGAGGTGCGCGCCGTCCCTCGCGTCGAGTGCGTGGAGTCTCGCGCGACACGCCGCGCCCGGGCGGGAGGGATCACGCACTCGGCGGTGGGGCCGTGCCCGCGCGCCCGCGCGGGGCGCAGCGGTGGGGGCATCGATAGGGTGGCCTGCGGTGTGCCGGGAAGTCTGGTCGGCGAACGTCAACCCGACCCCGCGACCTGCCCGGAGACCGCATGCTGCGACTGCCCCCCGTGTTCGACCGGCTCACCCCTGGCGGTGAGCGCAACCTCGCCGACACGCTGCGCGGCGAGTCCGCCGGCGGAGTCCTGCTGCTGCTCGGAGCGGCGATCGGCCTGGTCTGGGCGAACTCGCCGTGGGCGCCGGCGTACGAGGCTCTCGCGGACACGCACCTCGGCCCGTCCTGGTTCGACCTCTCGGTCGCGCACTGGGCGTCGGACGGGCTCCTCGCGATCTTCTTCTTCGTCGTCGGGCTGGAGCTCAAGCGGGAGATCGTCGTCGGCGAGCTCCGCCACACCCGGACGGCTGTCGTCCCGGTGGTCGGCGCCGTCGGCGGGATGGTCGTGCCCGCACTGCTCTACCTGGCGGTCAACCTCATCGCGCCCGACGGCGACCACAGCGGGTGGGCGGTGCCGACGGCGACCGACATCGCGTTCGCCGTCGCCGTCCTCGGGCTCGTGGGGCGCGGGCTCCCGACGGCGCTGCGCGCGTTCCTGCTCACGCTCGCCGTCGTCGACGACCTCCTCGCGATCATCGTCATCGCCGTCGGGTTCACCGACCACGTCGCACTCCTGTGGCTCGCCGCCTCGCTCGCTCTCGTCGCCGTGTTCGCGGTGCTGCTGCGCCGCGGCGTCACGGCACCCTGGATCCTCGTCCCGCTCGCCGTCGTCGCCTGGGGGTGCATGTACGCGTCCGGGGTGCACGCCACGATCGCCGGCGTGCTGCTCGGCCTGGTGGTGCCCGCCGTCGCGCGCCCGGGAGCCGACGCCGCCCCGGACGCCGAGAGCCTTGCGGAGCGCTTCGAGCACCGCTGGCGGCCGGTGTCGGCCGGGTTCGCCGTGCCGGTGTTCGCGCTGTTCTCGGCGGGCGTGGCGATCGACGCCGGACTCATCGGCGAGGCAGCGGCCGACCCGGTGGCACAGGGCATCGTGCTCGGGCTCGTCGTCGGGAAGCCGCTCGGGATCGTGGGCGCGACCTGGCTGCTGTGCCGGTTGACGCGCGCGAGCCTCGCTCGCGGCGTCCGGTGGGGCGACGTCGGAGCGATCGCCACGCTGGGCGGCATCGGGTTCACCGTGTCGCTCCTGGTGGGCGCGCTCGCGTTCGGCGAGGGCAGCACGCGCGACGACCACGTGATCCTCGCGGGTGCTCGTCGCATCGGCGATCGCCGCGCTCCTGGGCGCCGTCCTGCTGCGAGCGCGAGCGCGGCGCCACGCGACGTGACGCCCGCGCGCCCTCAGTCGGCCGTGAGCACGGACGCCGCGCCCTCGCGTCGGATGCGCAGGTCGAGGTAGAGCAGCGACGTCACGGCTGCCGCCACCGGCGTCGTGACGGCGGAGGCGAGGACGGCGCCCAGGGTCCCGAGCGCGTACGCCCAGCCGAGCCCGGTGGGGTCGACGGCACCACCCAGCAGCGTCATCGGGTACGTGATGATCCCGTTCGCGACGCCCACGAGGATCCAGGTCAGGACGAGGATGCCGAGCACGCGGGCCGAGCTGCCGCGTGCGAGCTGCCACGCCCGCACCAGCGCGCCCCCGATGCCGCGGCGCTCCACCACGAGGGCCGGGGTCGCGAGCACGGTCCGCGGGACGACGAAGGCGAGTGCCACGAGCGCGACGACGATCCCGATGGCGATCCCGCCCACCGGCCAGGCGCCTCCCAGCCCGGTGCCGAGCAGCCCGAGCAGCACGGGAGGCGCGAGCGCGAGGGCCGCGACGGCGACGATGACGGTGAGCGCGAGCCCGAGCAGCCGCCACACGCTCCCGCGCACGCCGGCCCACGCCTGCCGGACGCTCGGTGCCTCGCCGAGCACCGCCGCGT includes these proteins:
- the ahcY gene encoding adenosylhomocysteinase, translating into MSAAPVIATAPSGLAYRVADLALAEAGRHQIRLAEHEMPGLMALRREYAQVQPLAGARIAGSLHMTVQTAVLIETLVALGADVRWASCNIFSTQDEAAAAVVVGRPETGGTPDDPRGTPVFAWKGESLAEYWECTEAILAWPSASDGTGGPTLILDDGGDATMLVHSGVRYEAAGAVPSDPRPGEPGYSEEHLVVLDVLRRSLAADPQRWTRIASAIGGVSEETTTGVHRLYQLAAAKELLFPAINVNDSVTKSKFDNRYGIRHSLPDGLNRATDVLIGGKVAFVAGYGDVGKGAAESLRGQGARVVVAEVDPICALQAAMDGFQVVRLEDVVGEADFFITTTGNFDVIRVEHMAAMKDKAIVGNIGHFDNEIDMAGLAAVPGIVRTEIKPQVHEWTFPAGAPGGEGDDAERGERSIIVLSEGRLLNLGNATGHPSFVMSNSFANQVIAQIELHTSDAYENEVYRLPKILDEKVARLHLDALGVELTELTKEQADYIDVDVAGPYKPDHYRY
- a CDS encoding DUF7544 domain-containing protein, which codes for MTEDPRTPDEPAGNGAPRPPRDWGAQPGSAPSWGDPPPPAPRLPGTGSDAATGAEQAVQPGIVPVRPLTLGELYDGAFRAIRANPRVLFTFAAIVVAAVGLLQAVASWRAHAALATVEEWAASGPELSDPGGELEVVAAQLVTGALAQVLAWIATTVLTGLLVRTVYAAVLGEAPSVRQAWAGVRGSVWRLLGLALTVIVAVAALALAPPVLLGLLGTGLGGAWPVGGIAIGIVVALVALAFVVPRTVLATPALVVERRGIGGALVRAWQLARGSSARVLGILVLTWILVGVANGIITYPMTLLGGAVDPTGLGWAYALGTLGAVLASAVTTPVAAAVTSLLYLDLRIRREGAASVLTAD
- a CDS encoding ATP-binding cassette domain-containing protein — translated: MSDGALVADLRLTLPTLALDVSLAVEPGEVLAVLGPNGAGKSTLLDLVAGLRRPDDGVVTLGAQTMTSVRHGRAAVVVPPERRRIGLLGQDPLVFPHLSALENVAFGPRAAGVPRGAARAEAVRLLDAVGLEERGAARPAELSGGQRARVALARALAARPRALLLDEPLAALDAEAAPGLRDLLRVLLRGAGEAARPVVLVTHDVLDAAVLADRVLVLDGGRVVDAGPTAQVLAAPRHAFTAALAGVEVVVGIARGGVVVAPDGREFAGLGEAPTGAAAAAVFAPSAVTLLLERPTSSARNVWSANVTELVPVGPAVRVRTSGDPQITVDVTPGAVAELGIRPGLEVWCSLKATEVRVHPR
- a CDS encoding daunorubicin/doxorubicin resistance ABC transporter ATP-binding protein DrrA translates to MAEQREHEAQTAGRAARGGASRDGALAVEADGLVKHFTTGKRVTKAVDGVDLRIAEGSVFGLLGPNGAGKTTIVRMLATLLRPDSGSARVLGHDVVHDADAVRSAVGLTGQYASVDEDLTGTENLMMLARLYGFAGEAARVRIAALLEAFGLADAGARQVKTYSGGMRRRIDLAASLVLAPRVLFLDEPTTGLDPRSRNQVWDIVRVLVADGATVLLTTQYLEEADQLADRIAVVDHGRIIAEGTSSELKRSVGQGAVTMRLADASQRAAAAAVVERLLGTQPTLPADPYALTARVPDDGAPAVARLLPALGEEGIVVPEFSLGQPSLDEVFLTITGKPLPDGGDDAAGNGGPGAADHTATVSEEVSR
- a CDS encoding ABC transporter permease, with amino-acid sequence MTSTAVPLRGRARARPGAGVPRALYVPAALAFALLVLPVLALVWRVDPAAFLDAVTSRSSRLALGLSLRTSLTATAICLLVGVPLASVLARATGRWAALARACVVLPLVLPPTVGGIALLYLLGRQGLVGQWLDAGLGIRIPFTTTAVVISQVFVALPFLVLATEGAMRTTGTRYERVAATLGASRWTAFRRVTLPLVMPGLLSGTVLCFARALGEFGATALFAGNAEGVTRTMPLAIYTAFNGSGVTQDTAVALSIVLVAVGIAILALARGWRPGATAPGGTVLR
- the modA gene encoding molybdate ABC transporter substrate-binding protein, producing the protein MTPRPRGARRAPVLALSAALVVLLAACAGGADAPPGTERTTGSEDRSGEPEGEVAVFAAASLAAAFDEIATLAQERYPALTVRLTTDGSATLVTQLEQGAPADVLATADEATMAGAAEAGLVLEPASFATNVLVIAVPAGNPEGVTSLGDLVTLDVVTCAPEVPCGAAAARAFDAADVDVAPVSEEQAVSAVVAKVAAGEADAGLVYATDVLGAESELESVEIPDAPVNTYPIAVAAGSPNPAAADAFVELVLSEEGQRVLAAHGFSP
- the nhaA gene encoding Na+/H+ antiporter NhaA encodes the protein MLRLPPVFDRLTPGGERNLADTLRGESAGGVLLLLGAAIGLVWANSPWAPAYEALADTHLGPSWFDLSVAHWASDGLLAIFFFVVGLELKREIVVGELRHTRTAVVPVVGAVGGMVVPALLYLAVNLIAPDGDHSGWAVPTATDIAFAVAVLGLVGRGLPTALRAFLLTLAVVDDLLAIIVIAVGFTDHVALLWLAASLALVAVFAVLLRRGVTAPWILVPLAVVAWGCMYASGVHATIAGVLLGLVVPAVARPGADAAPDAESLAERFEHRWRPVSAGFAVPVFALFSAGVAIDAGLIGEAAADPVAQGIVLGLVVGKPLGIVGATWLLCRLTRASLARGVRWGDVGAIATLGGIGFTVSLLVGALAFGEGSTRDDHVILAGARRIGDRRAPGRRPAASASAAPRDVTPARPQSAVSTDAAPSRRMRRSR
- a CDS encoding TOBE domain-containing protein; the protein is MTQYRISEAAQLLGVSDDTVRRWIDAATLPSEVDQAGRRVIAGEALAARAVELARPSQDPTSRGTSARNRFAGIVTKVTADAVMAQVELQCGPHRVVSLMSSEAVRELGLAVGERAVAVVKATTVIVETPEPA
- a CDS encoding ABC transporter permease; translated protein: MTAQATGAENPTLTTTALREAVALPVRPSRPSAFSMTLTFAWRALLKIKHVPEQLFDVLVSPIIFTLMFTYLFGGALAGSTTAYIQFLLPGILVQTIVIVTVYTGYTLNTDITKGVFDRFRSLPIWRPAPIVGALLGDTVRYSIASVVCIALGLVIGFRPAGGVVGVVLGVLLLLVFAFSLSWIFTILGLLLRTPNAVMGVSMMVLMPLTFASNIFVDPATMPTALQRFVEVNPVTHLVTAVRGLMAGTPDTGEIVWVLVSAVVLTAVLSPITMRLYRTRH